ATATAGTAATAAAGCCATTAGGAAAGTATTTAGAGGATATCAGAATTGTTTCTGGTGCAACAATACTTGGAGATGGAAGTGTTGCAATGATACTTGACCCTAATTTTTTAGGCATTTAGCCTAAATGCAAGGAGTGTGAATATAAATGGAACAATATCTTATTTTTAAGTTATCAACAGAATATTATGGTATATCAATTGAATATTTAGAAAGTATTGAAAGATTAATGCCAATTACAAGGGTGCCAAAAGCAAAAACTTTTGTTAAAGGTGTTATAAACCTAAGAGGTGAAATTGTACCAGTAATTGATTTAAGAGAAAGATTAAACACTGAAATGAAGGAATTTGATGATGATACAAGGATTATTATTATAAACTATAAGAACAATACAAAAGTTGGAATGATAATAGATGAAATACATGATGTTGTATTTTTGAATAAAGAGGATATAGACCCTGTTAGTAAGGATAAAAATGAGTTCCAATTTTTAGTAGCAAAATACAATGATTTATTAATAAATCTTATAAATATTGACGAAATACTATTTGATAAAAAAGAGGAGGTCTAAGCATGGCCTTTTCTTATAATGATGTAAATGATATATATTTAGACGTATTAAGAGAGATAGGAAATATCGGAACAGGGAACGCAGTATCTGCTTTAGCCACTATGATAGGTAAACGTATTGATATGAATGTACCTACTGTAAAGATGATTGATATAACAGAGGTACCTGAGATTTTAGGTGGTGCTGATATCCCAATAGTAGGTATACTACTTAATCTTGAAGGAGATATAGAAGGATTTATTTTGCTTGTACTATCTCAAGCTTCTGCACATGTTTTAGTGAATATGCTCCTTGGCAAATCACTAAATGGATATGAGGAATTTACTGAGATTGAAAAATCTGCACTACAAGAAATAGGGAATATATTAGCAGGTTCATATTTGACTGCATTATCTAAACTTACTAATTTTACAATGTCTCAATCGGTTCCACAATTAGCTGAAGATATGGCAGGAGCAATTCTCTCATTTCCTGCTCTACAGTTTAGTGAATCTGGTGATGTTGCATTGTATATTGAAACAGAAATTTTCGAAAGTGATAGCAAAATTATAGCTGATTTCTTTTTAATACCAACTATAGATTCATATACAAAAATGTTAAAAGCGTTAGGAGTAGCATAAGGGATGATGGATACTATAATAAAAGTAGGAATGGCAGACTTAAATGTAGCACGGGAGCCTGATGCATTAACAACTTTAGGCCTTGGCTCATGCGTAGGAGTATGTTTATATGATACAAAGGCAAAGATTATTGGAATGATACATATAATGTTACCATACAGTAGAGATTCCAAGATTAGCTCAAATCCAGCTAAATATGCTGATACGGGGATTCCACTGCTTTTAAATCAAATGGAAGAGATAGGTGCACAAAAGAAGTTTATGATAGCAAAGTTGGCTGGTGGAGCTCAGATGTTTAATGTTGTAAAGAGTGAGTTTATGAATATAGGTAAAAGAAATGTTGAAGCAGCAAAAGAGGTATTGGATGAAAATGGGATAAAGATTATATCAGAGGATACTGGAGGTAATTATGGTAGGACTATTACTTTTTATTCAACTGATGGGAGATTAGAAATAAAAACAATAGGGAGAGGGGTAAAAATCATCTAAGAGGAGTAGGCAAGCTTGAAAGTAGTTAATATCATTCCGGAATTATTAGCACTTATAGGAGGATTTATTATATTTATTCTTTGTATTAACTTACGAAAATCTGGTGAATATACTTTTATAGTTACTTTTGCTGTATCAGTAGTTCTATATGGAAGTGGTAAAATTATAAAAGATATATTGAAAGATGATGATAAATAGATTTAGGGTAGGGGATTTTTTATGCAAGAGGCTACATTGTGGAAACAGTATATTCAAACAAAAGATCCAAAACTTAAAGAGGAGCTTATTTTAAAATATATGCCTCTTGTTAAAATTATTGCAGGTAGACTTTCATTGTATTTTGGAACAAATGTTGAATATGATGATTTGATAAGCTATGGGACTTTAGGTCTTTTAGATGCGATAGAAAAATATGATGTAAATAAAGGTGTTAAATTTGAAACATATGCATATCTTCGAATAAAAGGAACAATAATAGATAACATCCGTAGTCTTGATTGGGTTCCAAGAAGCATTAGGCAAAAGGCTAAAGAGATAGAAAAGGCATATCAAGACTTGGAAAATGAGGGTAAAAAACCTACCGATCAAGAAGTAGCAAAAAAACTTAATATTTCATTAGAGGAATTATCTAAAATACAAGAAAAAGTCAGTTCAGGCATGATTATATCACTAGATAATTACATTGAACAGAACAGTGAAGTTAAAATAGGAAGTATTTATGATTTTACCAACCAACCAGAGGATTTTATAGAAAATGATGAGCTAAAAAGTATTCTTAAAAAAGAGATTGATAATCTAAATGAAAATGAAAGAATGGTTATTACCTTGTACTATTTTGAAGAGCTTACAGTTAAAGAAATTAGCAAAATTATGGGAATATCTGAATCAAGAGTAAGTCAACTTCATACAAGATCACTTATGAAACTAAGAGGCAAGATTAACCAATACTTTAATTGAAGGTGAAATTATGAATTTAAATAACATAAAAGTTGACATAAAAACAATGGTTACAACAGATAGAATGAAGGCTATGGTTTTATTATTACAATCAGAAAATGGGGTTGATTTGTCTGCCGAAAATGTTAAGCAAGCTTTATCTAAAAATAGAATTGTTTATGGGATTGACGAAGATGCAATAAATAGACTTATTCAAAATCCAGTTTTTGATTCACCAATTGTAGTAGCTAATGGCAAATTTCCACAAAAAGGTATTGATTCAAAAATAATTTATCATTTTGAGATTAAAAAGGACTTGAAACCTAAGGAACTTGAGGATGGGAGAGTTGATTACAAAGATTTAGGAATTGTTCAAAATGTTAGAAAGGATGATATATTAGCTACATTAGTTGATGCAATTGACGGTCAAGATGGGATGGACGTTTTGGGTATTGTTTTAAAGGCTCCAAAACCAAGGAAGTTAGCCTTACCAAGAGGCAAGAATACATATATAAGTGATGCTGGGAAAACACTTAAGGCAGCTTGTGATGGACAAGTGACATTTATCGAAGGAAAAGTTACAGTTTTAAATACATTAGAAATTAATTCAAATGTAGATATTTCCACAGGTAATATAAACTTTGTTGGGAATGTTCATGTCCATGGTAGTGTACTTTCAGGATTTAAGATATTTGCAGAAGGTAATGTTGAGATAGAAGGAATTGTTGAAGCTTCAGAAATAGAAGCAAAGGGCGATGTTATCTTACATAAAGGAATTACTGGAATGGGGAAAGGTAAGGTTACTGCTGGTAATAATATTTTTGCAAAGTTTATTGAAAACGCCTATGTATCTGCTAAAAACGATATACAAGCAGAGGCAATTGTAAATAGTACAGTGAACTGTGGTAACAAACTAATACTAATAGGGCGAAAGGCATCAATTGTTGGTGGTGTTTGCAAGGTTGGGAAAGAGGTTGATGCAAAGGTAATTGGATCACTTTTATCTACTACTACTGAGATAGAGGTTGGGATTGACCCACTGATGCTTGATAGATATCACACAATTAAAAAAGAAATACAGGAGCTAAAAGAAAATATTAAAAAATGTGATCAGGGTATAGAAGTTCTCAAAAAATTAGAAGCAGTAAATATGTTAACAGATGACAAAAAAGAGATGTTAGCTAAATTTACGCGTTCCAAGATTATTTCAAATGAAAGATTACAATCGTTAACTAAAGAATTTGAAGATATTGAAAAGAAGTTAGATGAAAGAAACGAGGGTATTATTAAAGTATCTGAAGTTATATATCCAGGCACCAAAATTACTATTGGAACAGTATGCAAATATATTAAAGAAGAGATGAAATTTTGTAAATTTTACAGAGATGAAGCCGATATAAAAGTTGAACCCTACAAATAATTTGAGGTGTTTATTATGAATCTAAGACCTATTGATGCTAAGATACTTCTTCCAAAATCAACAGAGGTTTCACAGATAGTTTATGCAGAGCAACAGAAAGAAAATTTGCAAAAACAAGATTTGATTCATAAAAATCAAAATAGGATAGATAATAATTTAAAAAGTATACATGCAAAAGATGAGGTAAGCCAAGTTAAAATAAATGAAAAGCAGAAAGAACAAAATCAAAAAAAGAAGAAAGAAGAGAAAAAAAAGAAGGGCTTTGATATTAGAATTTAGAGAGGTTTAACTTATGGATGGATATATTATCTTATCAATATTTTTTGGGATTACTATAATAGTATTTGCTCTTTTTTCAATAAAAAAGGATCTTGAAAAAGGTGAAAAAATTATTTTACAAAGTGAATATAACATAAATAGATTGGATAATCTTCTTAAGGAAGCAAATGAAACAATTGAAGAGATTGATGCCTTTGGAGAATATATTGTTGATAGAATAGAAAATAAAACAAAATGGGCATTAGAAATGCTGAGCACGGTAACAAAAGAAAATCAAGTAAAAAAACAAGATGAGATTTCAACTGAAGTTAATAATATTGAAAAGCAGTATACTTCTCAAAATGAAGTAAAGAACATGGGAAAAGTTGATGAAGATACAAAGAAAGAAAGCATGCCTGAAATAAAAGTGAGTAAGATTGAAGAAAAGTACAAAAAGGTATTAGATCTTTACCAAAGTGGAATGGATATAGATCAAATTGCAAGTAAACTTTCACTTGGCAAAGGTGAGGTAAGGCTTGCTATTAGAATAATGGGAGGCAAAGATAAGTGAAAGGATATAAATTGATTCTTTTAGGGATTGGCATAGGGTGGATACTATGTTCAATCTTTTTTTATATAATATTCAAAAATGATATCTCATATAGACAAGGAAATTTACAGAATACCATCCGGATTTATACAACAGATAATTTAAATGAATTTGCTGATGCACTTTTTAGGAACTCTGTAATTCAAGATAGAAATTCATTTATTGGATATGTTAAAAGCCATAAATTGCAATATAAGATTATAAAAGATAAGAATGTAACCTTTGACAAAGGCATGACATATGATGAAATCTTAGATGCAGTTTATAATAGTCAATGAGAGGCAAAGCCTCTCTTTTTTTATAAAATATATTGACTATCAGTCAATTTTGATTATAATAATAAATGTAATAAATGACTAATAGTCATAATTTTTGGAGGTGACATAAGTGAAAAACTTTGGATTTTTTGTTGCGAAACATAAAAAACTTATTGTTCTAATAGCTATATTACTACTAATTCCAGCATTATATGGCTTTTTTACTACAAAGATAAACTATGATATCTTAACCTATCTTCCGAAAAACCTGGATTCTATGAAAGGACAAGAGATATTAGACAAGGACTTTAAACAGGCATCATTATCAATGCTAATAGTTCAAAATAACAATCCAAATTATATTAAAAAAATAAAGGATAAAATTTCAAAAGTTAATGGGGTTGATAAGGTAATCTGGATTGATGATATTGTTGATAATTCAATACCTAATGACATGTTACCAGAGGAGATTAGATCAACATTTTATAGTTCTGATTCTACTCTTTTACTAATTAAGTTTTTGGATTCCCCATCATCAGCGTCTACTCAAAAAGCGATTGGGGAAATCAGAAAAATCATGGATAAAAGTTCATATCTTAGTGGAATGTCAGCAATTATAAAAGATACAAAGGATATTTCGGATAGAGAAACACCTATTTATGTTATTATTGCTGTTGTTTTTTCATTTATTTTATTAACTTTTACTATGGAATCACCTATTGTTCCATTCATATTTTTGTTATGTATCGGTATAGCAATTATATATAACTTAGGATCTAACAGATTTTTAGGACAAATATCTTATGTAACAAAATCACTTGCAGCGGTTTTACAGCTTGGTGTTACAATGGACTTTTCAATATTCTTACTTCATAGGTTTGAAGAGGAAAAGAAAAAATTCCAAGATACAAATGAAGCAATGGCAGAGGCCATTTCAAAGACAATTGTAGCAATTGGAAGTAGTGCTGCAACAGCTGTTGCCGGTTTTTTAGCACTTTGTGTTATGAAACTAAAGCTTGGAGTAGATATTGGTATTGTAATGGCAAAAGGGGTATTCTTAGGGGTTCTTTCAACAATTACTATACTTCCTGCCTTTATTCTTCTGTTTGATAAGCTGATAGATAGGGTTAAGATGATTAATATTCTTCCAACATTTAATAAGACAGCACAATTTGTTTCTAAATTCTATCATCTTTTAGTAGCCTTGATGATTCTTCTGATACTTCCTGCAATATATGGTGCAAACAATACAAAAGTATATTACAATCTTATTGATTCATTACCAAAAACATTGAAATCTGTTGAAGCTACTGACAAATTGAAAAAAGACTATAATATGACAACAACTCATATGATTATTGTAAAGGATAATATTTCTAATGGAAGTATAAATAAAATGTGTTCTGAAATTGAAAATGTGAGTGGTGTTACCAAGGTTTTAGCATTTGAGAAATTTGTTGGTGGAGGCATTCCATCAAGTTTTATTCCTGAAACATTAAAAGAAAACTTTGAAGCCAATGGTTATAAGCTTATATTAGTTAATTCTTTATATAAGGCTGCAACAAATGAGGCTAATATACAGATTGATAGGATAAATAAAATAATAAAAAAGTACTCAAAGGAATCAATTGTTGCTGGTGAAGGAGCTTTAACAAAGGATTTAGTTGAAATAGCTAAGGTTGACTTCAAGAGGGTAGATTTTGTATCAATAATTGCAATATTCTTAATAATCTTACTTACATTTAGATCTATATCAATACCAGTTATTTTAGTTGGCTCAATAGAACTTGCAATATTTATAAATATGTCGATACCATATTATACAAACAAGATAATACCTTTTATTGCTTCAATTGTTATTGGGACAATACAATTAGGGTCCACAGTAAACTATGCAATATTATTAACAACAAGATTTAGAGAGGAGTTAAGAAATGGGCTAGACAAGATTGAAGCAATTAAGGTTGCAATTTCTGCATCATCACGGTCAATTGTAACAAGTGCATTAGCATTTTGTTTATCTACATTATCAGTTGCTATTGTTGCACAGATTGATATGATAAAAACCCTTTGTTTGATGCTATCACGTGGTGCACTTATAAGTATGTTTGTAATAATCTATTTGTTACCAGCCTTATTAGTTCTTTTTGAAGGGCTTATAAGTAAAACAACACGTGGCTGGCAAAAAACTATAAAAGAAGAATATGAAACGGTATAATAAAATAAGGAGGGATTTTTATGAAAAAAAAATTAATAAGGGCATTATCAACAATGTTGGTATTTTCATTTTTAACTACTGTTGTGTTTGCAAATACAAATATTAAAAAGGATGAAACAGTTTATGCTATCTTAGATCCAGATGGAAATGCAAAAGAATGTATTGTTACAGATTGGATTCATTCTGACCTTCCTAATATAACTATTGATGATAAATCGAATCTTACTAATATTGTTAATCTTAAAGGTGAGCAAAATCCTATTATAGATGGTCAAAATCTTAAGTGGAATTTAGAGGGTAATGACTTGTTCTATCAAGGTAATGCACCATTAAATTTACCTTTTAGCATTAAAGTAAGATATTTTTTAGATGGCAAAGAGATTTCATACAAAGAGTTGTTAGGTAAAAGCGGGCATTTGAAAATAACTATTAATGTTATTAATAACCTTAAAAAAGATGTTTTAATTAAAAATG
The genomic region above belongs to Caldicellulosiruptoraceae bacterium PP1 and contains:
- a CDS encoding chemotaxis protein CheW, with product MEQYLIFKLSTEYYGISIEYLESIERLMPITRVPKAKTFVKGVINLRGEIVPVIDLRERLNTEMKEFDDDTRIIIINYKNNTKVGMIIDEIHDVVFLNKEDIDPVSKDKNEFQFLVAKYNDLLINLINIDEILFDKKEEV
- a CDS encoding chemotaxis protein CheC, whose protein sequence is MAFSYNDVNDIYLDVLREIGNIGTGNAVSALATMIGKRIDMNVPTVKMIDITEVPEILGGADIPIVGILLNLEGDIEGFILLVLSQASAHVLVNMLLGKSLNGYEEFTEIEKSALQEIGNILAGSYLTALSKLTNFTMSQSVPQLAEDMAGAILSFPALQFSESGDVALYIETEIFESDSKIIADFFLIPTIDSYTKMLKALGVA
- a CDS encoding chemotaxis protein CheD; the encoded protein is MDTIIKVGMADLNVAREPDALTTLGLGSCVGVCLYDTKAKIIGMIHIMLPYSRDSKISSNPAKYADTGIPLLLNQMEEIGAQKKFMIAKLAGGAQMFNVVKSEFMNIGKRNVEAAKEVLDENGIKIISEDTGGNYGRTITFYSTDGRLEIKTIGRGVKII
- a CDS encoding FliA/WhiG family RNA polymerase sigma factor — encoded protein: MQEATLWKQYIQTKDPKLKEELILKYMPLVKIIAGRLSLYFGTNVEYDDLISYGTLGLLDAIEKYDVNKGVKFETYAYLRIKGTIIDNIRSLDWVPRSIRQKAKEIEKAYQDLENEGKKPTDQEVAKKLNISLEELSKIQEKVSSGMIISLDNYIEQNSEVKIGSIYDFTNQPEDFIENDELKSILKKEIDNLNENERMVITLYYFEELTVKEISKIMGISESRVSQLHTRSLMKLRGKINQYFN
- a CDS encoding DUF342 domain-containing protein; the encoded protein is MNLNNIKVDIKTMVTTDRMKAMVLLLQSENGVDLSAENVKQALSKNRIVYGIDEDAINRLIQNPVFDSPIVVANGKFPQKGIDSKIIYHFEIKKDLKPKELEDGRVDYKDLGIVQNVRKDDILATLVDAIDGQDGMDVLGIVLKAPKPRKLALPRGKNTYISDAGKTLKAACDGQVTFIEGKVTVLNTLEINSNVDISTGNINFVGNVHVHGSVLSGFKIFAEGNVEIEGIVEASEIEAKGDVILHKGITGMGKGKVTAGNNIFAKFIENAYVSAKNDIQAEAIVNSTVNCGNKLILIGRKASIVGGVCKVGKEVDAKVIGSLLSTTTEIEVGIDPLMLDRYHTIKKEIQELKENIKKCDQGIEVLKKLEAVNMLTDDKKEMLAKFTRSKIISNERLQSLTKEFEDIEKKLDERNEGIIKVSEVIYPGTKITIGTVCKYIKEEMKFCKFYRDEADIKVEPYK
- a CDS encoding RND family transporter, with the protein product MKNFGFFVAKHKKLIVLIAILLLIPALYGFFTTKINYDILTYLPKNLDSMKGQEILDKDFKQASLSMLIVQNNNPNYIKKIKDKISKVNGVDKVIWIDDIVDNSIPNDMLPEEIRSTFYSSDSTLLLIKFLDSPSSASTQKAIGEIRKIMDKSSYLSGMSAIIKDTKDISDRETPIYVIIAVVFSFILLTFTMESPIVPFIFLLCIGIAIIYNLGSNRFLGQISYVTKSLAAVLQLGVTMDFSIFLLHRFEEEKKKFQDTNEAMAEAISKTIVAIGSSAATAVAGFLALCVMKLKLGVDIGIVMAKGVFLGVLSTITILPAFILLFDKLIDRVKMINILPTFNKTAQFVSKFYHLLVALMILLILPAIYGANNTKVYYNLIDSLPKTLKSVEATDKLKKDYNMTTTHMIIVKDNISNGSINKMCSEIENVSGVTKVLAFEKFVGGGIPSSFIPETLKENFEANGYKLILVNSLYKAATNEANIQIDRINKIIKKYSKESIVAGEGALTKDLVEIAKVDFKRVDFVSIIAIFLIILLTFRSISIPVILVGSIELAIFINMSIPYYTNKIIPFIASIVIGTIQLGSTVNYAILLTTRFREELRNGLDKIEAIKVAISASSRSIVTSALAFCLSTLSVAIVAQIDMIKTLCLMLSRGALISMFVIIYLLPALLVLFEGLISKTTRGWQKTIKEEYETV